From the genome of Solanum pennellii chromosome 6, SPENNV200:
GTCCATTGACCTTTGATCAAATAATTTGTCGATGAATTTCCTTCTTTCACCTTTTTTCCACTCtctttaactttatttttttcatgatcaaacaaaccattattttcttgtatttcaTTCATATAAAACCCTTCCATAACACTTGGCTCTGGCAAATTTGGCCATGATATACCATTTGCATGGCTACTAAAACTTGCATTTCCACCAACAAAATGATGAGAAAAATCactaaaaacattttcattattatttttttgttgaggaaaataattttcatgaCTCAACAAAAACCTATCTATGGCTGTTAATGGAGGAGGatgattttttgataaattttgataAGGAAGAAAAGCACTTTCTCCTTCcatggaaaagaaagaagaagaaaaaaaaaaggaatattttCAGCAAAAAAATTTGCTTTGAATAAAAGGAAAGTGAGTGAGTTTTCTTCTAGGTTTGGAAGATATAGACATAAAAATAGCTAATAATATGTTATCACTATGTATATAGAGGTGAGCATTAATCTCAGCCGTTGATTTAAAAAACAATCCAACGGTTTAGAAATGAGGTGTAAGTGTAACTCCTGAGCTTCCTCTTTGTGTCAACAgtagaaagaaattaaaagtggGAGAGATTAGTGCTGCCTTAATTAATTCTCattattgtataatttttaaaaagttaaatggtttcttaattatttagagttttaatttatttatttttattattaatagtcATGAGATGTTAGCAATATAGTCAAAGTCAAGGCTACTCTAAATAGCCAAAAATAGTATTTTCAAAGTAgaataataatgaaatttttgattAAAGGAAAATTACGTTTGACGAATATAGAATGGTATTATTCGtggtcaaaatattttaaattttttttatttgctagATTCAAATTTGTTAAAAGAAAGTTAATCGAATTGCGAATACGTTAGAAAAATGAAACATTCAATGAAAAGAGTATATTGTTTTTATACATACTCCTCTCCATTGATGAATATTGGACCTTATAAACTTGATCTCAAAATATGAAGTCCCTAAAATATAAGCAAAAAAGAGTTATTTTGTATAGAATTAATTTAGTttgaaaattatgattatttttaccTATTCCACTAGACATATATTTGTGAAAAACTTATAGTACAACTTTTGCCTAAGCATTACTTTTTGTGAAGCTTTGAAACAGTGGGTTGGGCTTATACTCCCCTCAGCTTtgtaattgtatttattttattaatataaagaaCATATGATCATCAAATAATAAACTTGAAAAAGTCATGCCatactaaaaaaatgaattataaggACATTACTAATTGTAAATATTTGGTAATAGATAAATTAAGAACatgaaagataaataaatatgtagAATTTTCATCAAATGAACGATATATACGTAAAGAAGATTGGTTAATTTGagaatattatcaatgaaatgACTTTTTTTAATGTCCAGCATATATACATAAGTCATGTAGCTTATAcgaaaattaaagtttttttttcgaggtacaagaaaaatgttttttcaacCATTTAGcactatatgaaaaataagttttatcGGCAATTATTTTACAATTGCCactaaatatctatttttagcgataattatcattttttgtatatgtccctaaaggcTAATAGCGATATTggatctaatgacacttaactaatgtcagtaaagactttaacactctttattaatgtatcTATTTGTTACCGTTAAAAGTTATTCTTGTTATAGCGTAGAATACCTTTTGCTTTACTAACAATCAGGAGATTCTAAACTATCGATTATAAGGATATTATTGACACATCTGATAAAAGAAAGACAAACAAATGTGCAAATTTATTTTGCAAGAGATAAATAAGTGCGTAGactttttaacaaaataataatatagacaTGAAGAATATTGGTTagtctaaaaaaaattcaacaaaatggAGCTTTTATTTCTGGCTTAAGTACGTCATGATGtaacttataaaaaataaacagaaataaaaaatcataaaaattatattcctgagatacaagaaaattatctctttagtcatttaatttattttttgttttatcaaTAGTCATAAAATgctaaaatatcaattataagGTCACTATTTTACACATTTGGCACgagataaataaatatgtagATTTGATCAATATATTAAATGGGGTTTTACTCtcaatatgcaaaaaaaaaaaaacctaggtacaaaaaatatatatttccaaTTATTTAGAATTTCATCTTTCGTTTTATCAACAATGATAAGAGGCTAAACAATCGATTATATATAAGGTCATTATTATAAAGATAACAAATGAATGATATAGACATGAAGAAGATTAGTTAATctagaaaaatttcaaactaaATATAGCTTTTACCCGTGGTTTAAGTACGtaatataaattacaaaaatttttaaGAACTAACTTCTCTAGATAAAAAAACTTCaatcatttaaaatatatttttttatgttataccAATGGTCTATAAAACATTAATTATAAGGTCATTATTTTACACATCTAGTAAGAGACAAATAATTAACAAGCAATAAACGTGCCAATTGGTAAGAGATAAATAAACATATAGATTCTTTAGCAAATGAATTGTATAGACGTGAAGAAGAATGATTAAATTGAGAAAATGTCAACAAAATTGAGTTTTTACTCTTGGCTTAAATACGACAAATAGTTTATAAAAGattctaataatttattttactatgtTTTATCAACAATCATGAGATgctaaaatatcaattataagGCCATTATTATACACACCTTGTAAGAGTCAAataaacatgttatttttttagcAACTGAACAGTATAAACGTGAATAAAATAAGACTTTTTTTATGAGAAACAAGAAAAATGCTTTGccaatcatttaaaatttactttttgcTTTACCAGTTACAATCATAAAATGCTACGATATAAAGTATAAGGccaataatatacatatttaggtggaggtagaaaaaaaaaaactttttctaGTGTACCCAAAAAAAGTTCATATTAATCCATTTCGCCCCCAGTAAATTAAATTAgggataaaatatatttatttttaattttttttttaaaaaaaaaggaagaattaTTGTTCTTAAAGCCAATGGGgaattgaattttgttttagaGGATAAGATGAATTAAAAGGATGATAATTAATAAGGTAATTGGTGCTCTTAATTTTCTCCATAGTGTAATAAGAGGGAATTATGGACGACATTAAGCTCCATATTAATACCTCTCTCAATTACTGTAAATGCTTAATTACTCATTTAGAGATAACATGATGACCTGCCCCTTTAATTTGCACTTTTACTCCCTAAATTAATGCTATATTCTAGTTTAGTCCTAGTGTTATTCGACTTACCACtattaacttttaattaaattattcgGGAATTTTTAGTATCTAAATAAATCACAGTCCTAAACATCACTTAAGCTATGAAAAATTAATCTGAAGAAAAAGTATTTTCCTTCAAAGTAttctatgaaaaaaaattaaattagtttgtatttttccaaaagagggggggggggttagatTAATAATTATGTTTGCTCAATGATCATAAGAAGCTTATTAATCGGATCAAAAACTTGGTTCACGTGTTATGAATCGTAACTTCACAAGTATTTGTTTAGAaggtgttattttttaaaaaattaatgatataaattgaTAAAGAGAGAAAATGGAAATTTATTAGACGAAAAATACAAATGATAAGAAATAATTactgtaaaaaaatattttaataacttTTGGGCCTCAAATATGTTGGGCCTAAAGATCACTTGCTAGGGGTTGAACTGGCTGTGGGCCCGTGTCTTAGGCCTAAATATTGGTTTGCGGTAGTcaaattttttcaatatttaatcGGAAAATTTACGCggttaagcaaacttatactacttaattactcatcatagctatagtttgcaaTAATTACGATTCGCGACTAATATTATACATGAATTACGTGGGCttacttcgagtttgtataattagccaCTTTTGTAAATGTATAATTCGCAGtgtatacaaatacatatgtataatatacaattatctaaccaatatacaaaaataattcaCCCATGtcccactcttttccctctctcctccctctccaaATCTTGCTTGTCATacatacaaatgcatatgtatagtATATAAtcatctaaccgatatacatatacaattaaccTGTCTCCCACTATCTGtcatctctcgctcgcttctctTCTCCCTCTcacctctctcaatctcgcttgccatatttacaaatatatgtttataatatacaattatctaactggtatacatatacaattcatctctCTACCACTCTTTGTCatctctcgcttgcctctctcctcctttAACATGTAGCCACGTATTTCAATCATCAAACTATAGTTTTGGAGAGTAATTAGGTTATTTTTGAGTGTCTTTGTGTGAAAGTTCCTctattaaattacattttattgTGTTActatcaaattatataaatttactaaGATTAAATTATAAACCAAAATGACGTGTGTATTAATTATTCACAATTTAGGAATTTTAGTATATGTAAAGATAAAAAATGTATGCCATGTATTTGTAGCTGGATTCAGAAAAATCCATCCTATTTGAAATTGAGTACGCCCAGTTAGCCATTTCTTTCAGATCAATAAGTTTTAAAGCCCAATTTACTGGTCTACTAGGCCTACAAAAGCCCATATTTCTTCTAATATCATTGAATTTAGTCATCATAACAACGACGATACTCAATAAGATTTCACAAGTAAACTTAAAAGATGGTGAAATATAAGTAGATTTTATCATAGTATGTGTGGGTCGGGTAGACAGATTGTTtacttttaaattgtttttaaagtaGTGAGCTACTAAAAATATCCAAGAAGTTGCATGAAAGTTGTGCAGGAAATCGAATTCTCACCAAAAGGTACAATTCAAGTAACCAAAGCActaaattttattgattgatGAAATACACATGCTTCGTATTCAAATAATACATCTATATCCTTAGCTATACGTGTACATTAcgtaatacaaatataaaataggAGTGTTAACATAAAGTCAATATGAGTGGATAAGCACCTAATGCACATTCGaaagtacatatatatatcatgtctttatttttcctattttatccATGTTGCGTGAtgaatatttttgagaaaatatatcAACAAAAGAATAACGATTTGATAAGCTAATATTAGCATTGTCCATGTGTTATGTTGGGTATTAACTATTAAGTATCTTCGAGTTTGGGTATTCACATTAAAGAATTATTTACTTTCTTCATCTCAAAATAAACGTTATCTTAGCAAAATAGAAAAAACCAACTTTAAGTCCATACATTTCCAAAAACgtttattaaattcaaataatttaatagaccccacattatatttattgatatcttaataaataataatttttattgaaataacaCTTATTTTAAAACGTAATAAACATCTTATATAATTCGATGAATTTAATTAAGTGGGCCGATGCATTCACGAAAAGACATAAATACAGATACAAAACGTAAGCTATTTTAGGTCCATTATGGATAAGAAAAGgctaatatatatgaaaacaagTGGACAATTTCAAGTCGAAATGTCAAAAAAGCAAGTTATTGTGCTCGTGATATGTGTCTTCTCCTCTTTAACTTTTCCACAAATGAACATGACTTAATAATATACTTTTTCATTGATCATCAAAGTGTTAAATAAGATTTATAAAAGCATAGTTTAAAATTGCTGAATCATGaagttattattttcaaataattaaataacacaCTCAAATATACTATGAACATTGTTATATTAGGGGTATATAAGAAGcgaaagtattttattttattttctacagAAAATATGACTTTATGAGATTTGATCAAAATAAAGTGTATTGCACGTCTCTATCCTTCTTCTGATAGTcatagttatttttaaaatttactcttGATCATACGGTTAAATCTCTTTAAATGATTTGTATATTCAAACTTTGGTTTGTAGCAATGAGAAAACATAAACGATAGTTACTTTTTcttgtgaaaaataaaattttacatatttatacCATTTAGATGTTAGATTGTGTCACATTGGTTGAGTTAACCTGCTATTGCCTCCTTATAATGTCAAGCTCTGTAATCTGTTATTTGTACCTTAAAATATCAAACACTTACCCAAATATACAGTTATCAGCTTTCTCTTGcgtaaacacaataaaatatttaattactgcGATCTCataaatatagttttaaaacTAGGACGTACATAAATTTTACTCTTGTAAGGTTGAGAGATTATGTATGATAAATCTTCACGTCAAAAGAATTtagtaaatacatatattattttgaattaacttcattatatatacacattctTATTTCTTGGAGTAGgaatatattaatttgtttCAATATTCACTATATGTATTGTGTGACAAACTAGCTAAGCTTTATTTCtcaaatgtgatttttttttaattttgaaaaagaacaaTATTACCTCCTCCATACACCTCTATAACTTGACTAATACTTAAAGCTAAATTGAGTTAgattaattcaataattaaaatttaagtattcaaaaattacataaaaaatattataagttgcAATTTTTCTCGTATTAACAtaatgaaagaataaatttgaaaatactgACCAAAAGTAATGCCGTTTGACTTTTGAAAGACAAAATATAACATGTAAAAAACAaaggtaaaaaatattataataaaatttacaaaataaaaggagaaaataaatgaagaaagatGTATTAGTGGTATTAATTTATGTTCCTCTGGCCACCACACCCTACCAAATGTGGAATTTCCTCGTACACTGAACTaagcaaattaaagaaaatcacATGAAGTAGTTGTGTATGATATGGTCTTTCATATGGAAGTATGGTGTTGAAATTAAAGTAAATGTCTTACATTAATTGTATATTGACGGTGCTACCTTGCTGCAAAGTAACCTTAGTTTAAAGCAGATGTATTTACGGTGAAATGAGTTATGATAAGATGATTGAATCTCTTGACTTTAATAAGAATTCATAATTAAGCTTATGAGAGCTTGAGATGGAAAGGAGTGTCGTTCTTAGAAGTAAATTTTGTAATGTGcgaatattaatttaatttgattcgAATATGAGCTAGCACGAAAATTGTTCCTAATTTCCCGCTCCTTGTGTTGTGACAAATACACTAGCTAAATCAAGggataattaaattaatgaaaaagatcTCATATGCTAATTACTTATAATTtgaatggaaaaaaaatcatattagaaTATAACAATTGTAATTCCAGagtttgaagaaagaaaaatattgacagagacattgtataaatattaaacattttaattaattaatctctAAATTCAATTTACTGTTAATTACGTAAGTAGAACAAGCACGAAACATATTATTccccttattttctttttaatgagtAAAAAAATCTCTCTTTTTTAATAGCTTTTTGTTTTCAACTTTACATGTAACATGTTTGATAATAcaaaattaacatatttttaatttaatatcataagattaaaaattaatttcttaaatttcatattaaattaaaatagaacaaataaattaaaatgctTTCCGTGTAAAATGATTTCTTAATTATGTCGAGCATTTTCCTTTATCAAAAAGTATGGAGTACCGTGAGAATCACGAGGATTGTAATCGGCGAAAATTGGTCAATTGAacattttataatttgaatttaaaaactAATCATGcaaatatttcttattcgtccttttgttatcttttatattttaaaaaaaatcaaatttcttataaaaatataacattataaaaaattataaaacattaCAAAACAAATTGCGACTATCTACCAACTATCATAAGATCGTATGTCAGGCACATTATATATGTTCGCTAATAATTTGATTACAATCTGTAATTCCACTAATTTTTcaatttagaaaaagaaaattattttaagaaagatCTTCAAATACTGAACAgatattttaatcaatttttattattttatttaaatatgtcTCACGtgtattaatataaataaagtgATAGTGCGCCAccttcaattatttatttggaGCAGAAGCTAAGGTCCACACAATTGCAACCAAATCTTCGTCGTGAACGAAAGGACtctaatttctcaattttttttgtgatttataGAAAGATAAGTTCTATCTATAATGGACTGGCCCTTTTATTATTCccagaagaagaaaagaaaattatcatcattattatttattagcaaactcaaataaaaatagaaaataaggaGTTTAACAAAATGACGCAAGTATATAGAATAAGagttaaaaacatttaaagcgttttttttttggctatatTACCGATTGTTGATTACTAAATACagtatgatattatatatatatatgtttttaaataacaattttagatATAATTTGGTGTAAATATCGTAAGTATTTTATTTACATCTACTATGATCGACGGCATCATAACACGAAAGAGACATTTAGATTGGTACTTCTAGCATAGTCACGTGACAATGTGTCATGACTCTTTTCTATGCAAAAAAGATAACATATTTATAAACATTCTCTTACCTTCTtgtacaaagaaaaaaaatatagattttacAGTAGATGgacatatattatatttgttatattaaaataaacagTACGGTTGTTGTAATAGAACCATCTTCATGTGCCAAGCCGTACTGCGTTTAGTGCATACAGCGTCCACACAGCACAAAGCATGGGCTACCCTACGCATCGGATCATGTCATTCAACAAAGctacacaacaacaataacaataacaataacaataacgaAGAAAAGTATACGCAAATTTTACTTCTACTTGAAAAGTGAAACAGAGAGAGTTTCTGATAACGAGCAAGTAACAAAAGTTACGCATTATTGCGATTATCTATTAACAAAAGTTTAATTACAATTTGGCCATGTGAACTAtgcaaaacaaaagaaagaaaaaaaagggaaaatgttaAAGAAAACAGAAAAATCCCCAAGTAGAGACCCTCTTCACTTTTCTCTGATCTAAAATAGCCAAGACTTGCTGAATTTACACATTTGAAGAGGAGCtgtatcatattattatttaaataaggCCAAAGGGATATGGTTTGTTAATTAACAAACCCAAGTCACCCTCCTTGCTCTTCCTTGTCTCCAACAACACCACAGTCCAGCAATTAACAAACAAAAGGGAAAGTCCAAGTGAAGCAGTTGATCAAATGTAGCAAAACCAAAATTATCTTGGACACCCTTGTTGTtatccctttattttatttttctcaattgtATCTCTTTAACCAATAAGATTTTTTCTTCGATCTCGTCTTCTTGTTTTTTGTCCTTACATCTTCCACAATAATCATCTTTATTCTCTTCTCCGTTTTGGGATTATAGATCGGTATTGGAAGAGTCGAGCGGGTAACAAGTATCTTCACCACCAGTATTCCAAAGAAAATGAGCATAATTAGCTGCATAAAAGTTATTGTTTGGTTCTGCAGCTATAGCTTGATTAAAGGTCTCTTCTGCAGCCCAAAGGTCCTTCCTTACTTTCCAGAGAAAATTTGCATACTTATTCAATGCCTCTGCATCCTTTGGCTCCACCTCTGCTGCTTTCTTGAAGTACTTTTCTGCTCTGTATTGTAACAACAACACAAAAATCAGTCCATAGCAAACCAATAATTGAAGAGTATATAGTGCTTCTAAACCTCTATAACTTGCTCTAACGTTGTCCCACTCTAATTCTCCAAAATACATACTATTTGGAGGGATATGACACCACGGATGCTACGGTATTTTTTGAAGGATCCGAGCAACGTAGTGATTTTCTATGACTAAAAATGTCTAATTACTATTTAGAAGGATATAACACGGATGCAACAGTATTTTTGAAGGATCAAAGCAACATAGTAGTCTAAAATAGGGACTAAATACAGTATGATATTTCAATGGGAACCCACACCTTGGGACCACTCAGCATAGTATAATTTGGGAAAGTTTTGAAGTACTACCACACACTCCTCTATCAAGATACTATCCCAcccaaataaatcaaaaaaaagaCAATTGCTTTGTGAAGGTGATTTTTCAAGCACTCCAAAACAATTTTTCTAAGAACTATTTTGACCTTATGTTATCAGCTAATTGAGCAAAAAAATCAGGACTGAATCTTCCCAATTAGGTAAAGTTCTCATTAGCacaaataaaggataaaaatctAACATAAGAATAAGAGAGAAAATTTTGGTACCTGTCATAATCCTGGGCGACCAAGAAAAGAAATTGAGCATAATTGGTTAGCAATAGTGTATTTTGCGGTTCTTGCTTTAGCTCCACTAGATACAGAAGCTCTGTTTTGATATATTCTGCATAGTTGCTGACTTCAATATTTGCGTTTATTGGAGAGACAAATCTTTGCATGGTTTCATGATCCAAGGACTCATCTCTAACTGAAGCCTGCATCTTAGAAGCTTCATCTACAATTGAATTCCAAATCTGCAACTCTTCTTCTGTTGTTTCTTGTCCAGATACACACTCTTCTTCACCCACCCTACTGCTCTCGATTGAAGAAATTCCATTCCGCATCTGTCCGTCAAACCTCCCATCACCATCATTTCCACTAGCAATTGGCTTGTAGCTCCCACCACCTCCATTGCCTCCACCAATTGAAGTAACTTTTCCACTTGAAGATGACACTGAAAATGTCTTAATTGCAGAAGAATCAAATTTCTGGTTGAAATGACTCTCATCTATAGTAGAAACAGTCTCGGTGAGAGGTGGCGGTGTAGCAGCAATAGCAGCACTGCTTGCCATAGAGTGAACACTATAATTAGCCAACAGTATCATCACATATACCATTAAAGTTGGTGTATGTGAGAATACTTGCTGGAATAACCAAACAAAAGATGCATGCATCTCCTTCTGTACTCTCACTAAGATCCCCTGTAGATCTTCATAAAACAGCAATTCCCTCATCTGCAAAGTATAGCTTTGCAGCTCTCGAATTATGAACACCATATTCGAAAATGCTTTTTTTACTGAACAGTATGCTGACTCTCCTGCTTCTCTGATCCCATCTTGCcattgtttttttctctttataatcCTAAGAGAAAAGGGGAGATCCACACTATTCGCCTTCCATTCGATATTCGCAGGAATTATCTCGTCTCTTTCAGGCCAATCTGGTTGTTCTAGAGGATCAAACGGCCTCTGGTTCTCCAAAAACTTATTATCGCTGCTACTACTTTCATCCCTTGTTTCCACAAAGTCACTCCGAGAACTTATAGCACTGGGATTTTCAACGTCTGATAACTGGAACTTCTTTGCCAATTCTTGTATCTCTTTCGAAAACTCTTCATCTGAAAATGAATCTAAGCTGGAGCTGGTGCTAGAAGCCCTTCTAATAGTTCTAGTCCTTGGCTTAAGCTGCTCACAAGATTTAGATCTGTATAGATTCAGCAATTGGGTACCAAAAAGTGCCGATTTGTCCAGCCTATGGACATACCGGCAAATAAGAGACCCTTTTCTGCTAAACTGGCGTTTTgaggaagaaggagaagaaattgCAGAAGCAAAAgtttgagaagaagaagaagttgagTGAGGAACAAAAGGTTGAGCCCATTGCAAACATGTAGTGGCAACTTTCACTCCCATTTTTGTCCACTCAAAAACTCTTAAACCAGAGGTTATATTGAGGGTTGAAAAAAACAACAACTCAAAAACTCAAAACCGAAACCCAGAATACTAGcaacaagaaagaagaaaaaaaaagtctcaACCCTTTTGATTCGGATCCACAAAAAGGCTTCACCTtactttcttctttgatttcaAAATTCGAGATCCCAAAACCTGcaaaaacaagtataaatgAACCGACAAAATAAGTCAAATCACGTTCACAACTGTTTCCCTGAAAATACACGGAAAGGTTAAACCATATGGTTTTTGAGTTGAACTGAATCAGTAAACgcaaacatatataataataaccAAAAAGTTGTTTCAGCCATTAAAATAGgatcaaaatttcaatattaataaaatggaCATGGAAATTCATctcaattcatcaaaaaaaaaaacttacgtCCTAATAATACGCAGCACTGTCACCGAAAAAGCAGTAGCACGGTCACCGGAAAAGCAGTGATTTCCGGCGGTGAAAGCGAAGTATGAGCACCGCAGAAGACTTACGCTTATCAACAATTGTAGTGTAGTTGAGGTCTAATATATATGCCAGCTTCAAAGAAAAAGGCACTTTCTAATttctatattataaataattttcatttattattattataaaaataagaataaactaaaatgtaattttttttaaaaaaaatctcaaacagTGTCCAAAACGGACGAGAAGTACGAATAGAATCAAGTAGTATAGTAGTATACACGTACTATATTATAAGGTTTTGAGAATTTGCCGGTTGCCGGTTGCCGGTatgatattttacttttttttttttggta
Proteins encoded in this window:
- the LOC107023117 gene encoding uncharacterized protein LOC107023117, with product MGVKVATTCLQWAQPFVPHSTSSSSQTFASAISSPSSSKRQFSRKGSLICRYVHRLDKSALFGTQLLNLYRSKSCEQLKPRTRTIRRASSTSSSLDSFSDEEFSKEIQELAKKFQLSDVENPSAISSRSDFVETRDESSSSDNKFLENQRPFDPLEQPDWPERDEIIPANIEWKANSVDLPFSLRIIKRKKQWQDGIREAGESAYCSVKKAFSNMVFIIRELQSYTLQMRELLFYEDLQGILVRVQKEMHASFVWLFQQVFSHTPTLMVYVMILLANYSVHSMASSAAIAATPPPLTETVSTIDESHFNQKFDSSAIKTFSVSSSSGKVTSIGGGNGGGGSYKPIASGNDGDGRFDGQMRNGISSIESSRVGEEECVSGQETTEEELQIWNSIVDEASKMQASVRDESLDHETMQRFVSPINANIEVSNYAEYIKTELLYLVELKQEPQNTLLLTNYAQFLFLVAQDYDRAEKYFKKAAEVEPKDAEALNKYANFLWKVRKDLWAAEETFNQAIAAEPNNNFYAANYAHFLWNTGGEDTCYPLDSSNTDL